ATATGGCTATTTGCGACCAGCAATTTTCCCATTAAAAGTTGCCGGTTATACGTTTTCGAAGATTTATCCACGGCTCACTGAAATTATCCAGCTTATCGGTGCAAGCGGAATAATAACACTACCAACAGAAAAGGCATTTCACTCCCCCATCAGAGCCGATTTGGATCAATATCTTCAAGCCGCAACTAAACCTGCTGAAGAACGGGTGAAAATATTCCGGTTAGCTTGGGATTTGACGATGAGTTCATTTGGTACGAGGCAAACACAATACGAACGTTTCTTCTTCGGTGATACGGTTCGGTTAGCGACCGAATTATATTTTACGTATCCTAAAAAAGAATTTGTAGAGGCAATCTATACTTTCCTCAAGAAAAATTAAGAACGTTGACGCTTTATGCCTCATTGGGAACCGCACTAATCTTTCACTGCCGCATATACTAGAGTAGAACGATAATCAAAAAGGATGATATTAAAATGACATTGCTGAAAATGGTGAGCTCTATTGTGGCATGTACAAATTCCCATCCATTTGACGAAGATGCAATTGATGAAAGCAGCGATATGAACCGCTGGGAAAATGAAGGCGGCAGACCTCTTTAATTAATTTGACTTATTGCTATATAATGATACTTCCGAATGCAAAGACAATTTAATATAAAAAATATCACTTTTCTCTAAGGAAAAAAGTGATATTTTTTGCGTTTTTCAAAGCTATCCCTTTAGGGTGCTTGTCCCAATTCTGATTGTATTTTTCTTCATAGTCTACTTCGTCCATTGCCTCATCACTTACGCGCTTAACCAAACATCGGTACTTGAATATAACTGATTTGCTCTAAAACGATAATTCTTGTTGTAGTTTCTCTTTCATACGTGTCTGTAGATTCTATTAAAGTCAGTAAATCTTGATTTACCGATTCCAGTGTTCCGGTAATAAGTTCCTCACCAACTGCAACAGTTATTTCTTGGTTTAATAACCTCAAAAGCTGAATATACAAAATGCTATTCAATCTAATCCCCTCCTTTTTTAGTAAGCTATATTTTTAATACTCGTTACCGGAATATACAGAAAATTCGTGCCTGAAGAAAGTGTTATATAGTCAAAGTTTACTTCTAATAAAGTACCCGTGACTTTTCCATACTCCGTTGCAACTGTGAGACTCGATCCTTTTAAAGTTTCGAGAATATTACGTAATTGCCACATATTTACCCCCCTTTATGATGTTATGTTAAAAGGATATGTTTGCCGGAGAAACTTGTTTGGGTAATTATTCTATTTTTCAAGATTCCCAAAAAAATCTAATTATGTCGCACAATTATTGTGAAATAAGATTCATATCATACTACTGAGGTGAGAAGTATGAAGGAAAGACATGAAGGTTTAGTAAGTGTAGTTATTCCATGCTATAATGCCGCGCCATTTATAGTAGATTGCCTAGACGGTCTTATGTCACAAAAATACAAAAAAATGGAGGTTATTCTTGTAAATGATGCTTCAACTGACAATACATCAAAAATAGTTGAAGACTGGCTGGAAAATACACCCCCCCCTTTTCCGGTTATTGTATGTAATTTACCTGTAAATACAGGCTTTGCAGGGGCTCTGACAATCGGCTATTTTATGAGCTCCGGCGAGTATATTGCCGTTAATGATGCAGATGACATTTCGCACCCTCTGCGTTTAGAAAAGCAAGTGGATTTTTTGTTAAACAATCCCGATTACGATTTAGTCGGATCAAATTACCAAGTATTTTATGACGGGAACTTGGAATCACTCGGTAAAGTTGCCGACTGGTTGAAGTATGGCGAGTCAATACGGAAATGTTACGAAGCAGGCGGTCACTGTGTCTGTCACGGAACAATTTTATTTCGCGGAAAAGTTTTTGATTTGCTTGGCGGCCCCACTCGAAGAATTGTAGGTGCAGAAGACTATGAATTCATCGTTAAATTTTTAAATGCAAAATTAAAAATCGAGAATCTGAAGGAAATTTTATATTTCTATCGGAAACATGAGCAACAACGTTCCAAAACTTTTTATGGAGGTGATAAGAGTGGCTGATGAAAGGATCTTACTAGTGATAGATGCTTTATATATCGGAGGAACCGAAACCCATGTATTAGCCTTGGCAAAAGAACTAGTTAAAAATAATGTCTTTGTGGCGATTGCTGCAAATAAAACCGGTAGTTTAGTTGAGGCATTTGAAGCATTAAATTGCCCTATTTACTCAATCGAGTTTCCAAAATCGATTCCTTTAGAAAAAAATCATGAATTGGCATTAGTGAAGGAACTTGAAAAAATTATGGAGAACGAAAATATTACCCATGTTCATATTCATCAGACACCTTCCGGATATTTAGCAGGAAGAGCGGCTGAAAATAAAAATATCCCTACGATCATCACGATACACGGAACATATTATCCAAATCACGAAATACAGGAACTCCTTAAATTATCCGATGCAGTCATCTGTGTAAGCCCTCCTTTATGCAATTATGTAAAAACATTTGAAATAGAAAACCCTTATTTAATACCAAATGGAATCAATTTAAACGATTACCCAAGAAATTCCCAAGTAAAAGATATAAGAAGTGAATTACAAATACCTAAAGATGCGCCCGTTCTTCTCTATGCGAGCAGAATCACATGGGCAAAAGCACAAGTTTGTTCTATTTTTTTAAGAGCATGCAAAGATCTTAAATTAAATACGATCCCTAATCTTCATGTCATTGTAGTTGGTGATGGCAATAAATTGAACGAGATAAAAACATTGGCTCGAACGATTGAAGAAATGTGTGATGGAGCTTTTATTCATATCGTTGGAGAACAAAAAAATCTGCATCCCTATTACTCTGCATCAGATTGCGTTATAGGCACAGGCCGTGTAGCTTTAGAGGCTATGGCTTCAGAAAAGCAAGTAGTTGCTGTCGGCAACCATGGATATTTCGGGATTGTAGATGTGAACAATTTTGAAGATGCATGGAACCATTATTTTGGAGATCATGGTTCTAAAACAACTTGCAGCAGACATTTATTACGTGATGATTTGAAAAAAGTCTTGAAGGATCAACATCGCTTGAAACTAAACGGAATTACAGCCAGAGAAATAGCTGAGGAAAAATTTAATATTAATAATGTAGTAAAAGAAACGTTGACGGTCTATTCCAAAACGAGAAAAGGTGGGATGAAAAAATGAAAAAGGTATTATATATAGGCTGGATCGGATTTAATAACCTGGGTGATGAACTGTTATGGCATATTTTCAGAGATACATGTACCAAATATTTAGATATGGAAAAAATTACCGTTAAGCCATCTATGCCCGGAACGGATTTAAAAAATCTCGATGAGTTTGATACGGTTATACTAGGCGGAGGCTCCTTATTATTGCCTGGCTACCTTCAAATTCTTCAAAACGCTATTCATAAAGGAAAGTCCGTACTCATCTGGGGATCAGGGTTAGACTGGATTGAAGAGTCAAACCTGAATTTATTGATAAATGATCAGCTGACTTCTTTGGAACAAAACTTTAAACAAAAAGATATCGATGTACTGGATGAAGTTTTGGAGCATGCACTTTTTGTAGGCGTCCGAGGTCCCTTAACAAAAAAAGCGATCGAAATTATGGTTGGGAAAGAAAAATCGGAAAAAGTTAAAATTATCGGAGATCCTGCTTTACTATTACAAAATAAAGACACAATAAAACCTCATATCCAAGACAAACTAATCGGAATCAATTGGGGAACGACTTTTAACCGTCTGTACGGTGCCAATGAAAGTTTAGTAGAAGAACAATTAGTCGCAGCAGTGAAAAGACTAATTGAAAAGGGTTATAAAATACTGATTTATACGATGTGGTCAGACGATCGATCCCATTGCGAAAGACTTTATAATAAAATTGGCGACTCAGAAAATGTTCAGTTAGATAAAAACCTTTATACCGAACAACAAATGATTCATAAATTATCAACGTGTACTGCAACGATAAACTTTAAA
This genomic window from Solibacillus sp. FSL R5-0449 contains:
- a CDS encoding polysaccharide pyruvyl transferase family protein, whose translation is MKKVLYIGWIGFNNLGDELLWHIFRDTCTKYLDMEKITVKPSMPGTDLKNLDEFDTVILGGGSLLLPGYLQILQNAIHKGKSVLIWGSGLDWIEESNLNLLINDQLTSLEQNFKQKDIDVLDEVLEHALFVGVRGPLTKKAIEIMVGKEKSEKVKIIGDPALLLQNKDTIKPHIQDKLIGINWGTTFNRLYGANESLVEEQLVAAVKRLIEKGYKILIYTMWSDDRSHCERLYNKIGDSENVQLDKNLYTEQQMIHKLSTCTATINFKLHANMLSMAAGVPAIPLGYRFKVFDFAALLGLLNLVVSTSSKQLTDDILDRIAMIEKNELMPVKQYNMTKQTCTPFLELPFNHHYF
- a CDS encoding glycosyltransferase family 2 protein, with translation MKERHEGLVSVVIPCYNAAPFIVDCLDGLMSQKYKKMEVILVNDASTDNTSKIVEDWLENTPPPFPVIVCNLPVNTGFAGALTIGYFMSSGEYIAVNDADDISHPLRLEKQVDFLLNNPDYDLVGSNYQVFYDGNLESLGKVADWLKYGESIRKCYEAGGHCVCHGTILFRGKVFDLLGGPTRRIVGAEDYEFIVKFLNAKLKIENLKEILYFYRKHEQQRSKTFYGGDKSG
- a CDS encoding DUF2642 domain-containing protein translates to MWQLRNILETLKGSSLTVATEYGKVTGTLLEVNFDYITLSSGTNFLYIPVTSIKNIAY
- a CDS encoding glycosyltransferase; this translates as MADERILLVIDALYIGGTETHVLALAKELVKNNVFVAIAANKTGSLVEAFEALNCPIYSIEFPKSIPLEKNHELALVKELEKIMENENITHVHIHQTPSGYLAGRAAENKNIPTIITIHGTYYPNHEIQELLKLSDAVICVSPPLCNYVKTFEIENPYLIPNGINLNDYPRNSQVKDIRSELQIPKDAPVLLYASRITWAKAQVCSIFLRACKDLKLNTIPNLHVIVVGDGNKLNEIKTLARTIEEMCDGAFIHIVGEQKNLHPYYSASDCVIGTGRVALEAMASEKQVVAVGNHGYFGIVDVNNFEDAWNHYFGDHGSKTTCSRHLLRDDLKKVLKDQHRLKLNGITAREIAEEKFNINNVVKETLTVYSKTRKGGMKK